GCTCCTGATGCTGAGGCCTACACTGTCTTCGCTGACTTGTTCGACCCAATCATTGAGGATTACCATGGTGGTTTCAAGAAGACCGATAAACATCCACCAAAGGACTTTGGTGATGTAAGCACTTTCGGAAATTTGGATCCCAACAATGAATTCGTTATTTCCACCCGTGTGCGTTGCGGTCGCTCCCTTGAAGGCTATCCATTCAACCCATGTCTCACCGAAGCCCAGTACAAGGAAATGGAAGAGAAAGTTTCATCTACTTTGTCTGGTTTGGAAGGCGAATTGAAGGGCAAATTCTACCCATTGACCGGCATGGAGAAATCAGTTCAACAGCAATTGATTGATGATCACTTCTTGTTCAAGGAAGGTGATCGTTTCTTGCAAGCCGCCAATGCTTGCCGTTATTGGCCATCTGGACGTGGTATCTACCACAACGACAACAAGACTTTCCTGGTGTGGTGCAATGAGGAAGATCATTTGCGTATCATTTCCATGCAAATGGGCGGTGATTTGGGTGAAGTTTTCCGTCGTCTAACAAACGCCGTAAATGAAATTGAGAAGCGTATTCCATTCAGCCATGATGACCGTTTGGGCTTCTTGACATTCTGCCCCACCAATTTGGGTACCACCATCCGTGCGTCTGTGCACATTAAATTGCCTAAATTGGCTGCCAACCTTGCTAAATTGGAAGAAGTTGCTGGCAAATATAACTTGCAGGTACGCGGTACTCGTGGTGAACACACTGAAGCTGAGGGTGGTATCTATGATATCTCCAACAAACGCCGTATGGGTCTGACCGAATACCAGGCCGTCAAGGAAATGTACGATGGCATCACTGAACTCATCAAGATCGAAAAGAGCATGTAAATTGCTACAATTTAAGTGTAGCGAACGTTTATTTGTAGTCAAGCAAAgcaggtgttgtgaagtttagTATGTGCTAAGTGAAAGAGGGTGCAACAGTGACAGGTCCCGGCATTTTCAATAGATCCTATTGGGAAGCTGTCTTTGCTGCGTTCATATGAAATGCCTTCCTGGAGAAGAACAACAACACCATCTACAACACTGCTACCACCAATACAACCTAACAATGAAAACACTTATCCTTAAAAAAGAAGACGTCAAATGTTTGGACTTTTTgtgaaactgaaaataaaacacaaataatttataattttaagtcttaagtttataaaaaaaaatttaaaataaaacttaaaacaaaaccaaaatatgGAATgactttgtatataaaaaaaacgggATTTGTGCAAAGGCCTCTCTATATTAGATTAATTGTGCTTTGTCaatagtagtaaattttactttCATATGTCTACGTTTAAAGGAAATTTTGGGTGAACAGAAAAATTGTATACGTTCTTTGCGGTTATACAAACAATTGCACATTAGACGAAAAATTTCAATGTGGAACATTCATTATGATTTGTTAAAGACATGCTGAAAAAAATCAGACACCTTAACGTCCCGCATTAAACCCCTTTCGTGTCTTATGTAGTTGTTACAGGTGTCACTTTAATTTGAGCGCTAACGATTCTAAATGGCAGAAAATATAGGATAGAATATCAAAGTTGGTTGGTATGTGAATGCTATATattgatttgaaaattgaaagtaTATAGCGAAATGTTAttaatgaatatatacataaaattatataaaaattagcaaTTGTGCTATCCATTCCtattaaaatttaacataatttttttctccagTTCTGGACTTTTCCGAATTAACctgcatataaacatattttcaatacatgaaacattttttgtttataattttatttattttgcagagAACGGAAATTAtggcagagaacgtttatctgTGATTGTAGATGTTCTCTGTCATGTGTTTCGTTTTTATAATGTGGCACCACTATGAACCACATTTTTCTGAAATGCATCTCTGcgattataatttttctttccgATATTTCGATAAACGTTCTTCTGGTATTCTGATATTCTGCCCCTTTGCTATTTCGACTGTGCTAGCACGTGTTGGTTGTAGTTCCACGTTTATTTTCATATAGCTTTtctataattaattgaaatataagTGATTAAAATAATGGCTACAAATGAGCAATTGATATCCGCACTCGTGCTAGAGTATTTAAAGAAAAGAGATAAGAATTTAGCTAAAGTGTTTCAACAGAAAACAAATGCGGTATGTATTTGGTACAGTACTTTTTATCGTAGGACGGTTTTTAAGTAAAGCTGAATTATTTTCAGGGCACTGTCGGTAAAGGTTTTCCAAAGTTGGAGCAAATAATTGAAAGCTATCAACAAAGTAACAAGAAGAAGGTGCCCGTGATCAAATCGATTGCAGGCGACTCGAGTGATGAGGAAAGTTCTTCAGAAGAAGAAACAGCAACACCACAGACTAAAAAATCCAACGTTGCTTTAACCAATGGAAAGGCTGTTGCATCGAAAGGTAAAGCGAAAGAATCCAGCTCCGATGATAGTTCCGAAGAAGAAGCTGCTCCAGTAGTTAAAAAACCAGAATCGAAAGCAAAGAAGGATGAATCTTCAAGTGAAGACAGTTCTGACGACGACGAGAAACCCGcagtaaaaaataatgtaagcAAACCGGTGACACAACAGTCGAAAGaggtaaaaaaattgtaatttggaATTAGTATGTGATTTTTATGGCTTTACTTTACAGAGTTCTTCTAGTGAAGATAGTTCTGATGACGAACCACAAGTCAAAGCACCTGCCAAACCTGTTGCCACCAATAAAGTGCAACAGAAACAAAAGCAAGAATCAAGCAGTGAAGAATCTGATAGTGAAGAAGAAACTAAACCATCAAAAACACCTGTAgttaaaaatgttgcaaagaAAGATGACACTGAAGACAGTTCGGATGACAGTGATAGTGAAGAAGAAAAGGCTAAACCCGCACAGAAGCCGGTACCTGCAAAAGCTGTTGCCGCACAGAAAAAAGATGACTCTGACAGCTCCTCCGAGGAAAGTGAAGAAGATGGTAAACCCACCAAGGTTGTCCCTGCTAAAGCCAAGGCAGGTGTTAAAGCAGCAAGTTCTTCTGACTCAGATTCGGACAGTGAAGAGGAAAAACCTAAAGTTGCCGCTGCAAAGAAGACCGTAGTTAAAGCTGCGGTTACAAAGAAAGCTGACTCATCTAGTGAGGACAGCTCCGACGAAGATTCCAAACCAGCTGCCAAGAAGGTAGCAGCAAAGAAGGAATCCAGTTCAGAAGACAGCTCCAGTGATGAAGAAACTCCCGCTGTTTTACCGGCTGTAAAAAAGAATGTTGTCCCGGCCAAAACTAAAAAAGATTCAAGTAGTTCCGAAGACAGTTCATCCGATGATGAAGAGCCTCCAGCCAAGAAAGCAGCACCTGCAAAAGCTGCTGCACCAACTAAAAAGAAAGATTCTAGCTCTGACGATTCATCCTCTGATGATGAACcaccagcaaaaaaaaaagctgTAGGGGCTGTTAAGGCTGTCGCTGTAAGCAAAAAAGCTGAATCATCCAGTGATGACAGTGATTCTGATGACAGCGAAGATGAGAAAGCGAAGCCTAAGCCAAAAGTTTTAGCACCAGCAAAGGCACAAAAGAAAGAGGAAAGCAGCTCtgacgatgacgatgacgaCGAGGACGAGGACGAAGAAGAGAAGCCCAAACCAAAAGTTGGAGAAAAGCGAAAATTTGATGATTCTGCTGCTGGGAAAAATCAgtctaacaataaatataataatttcgttAAAAGCGGCGAAGGCAAGGtacgtaaaaaaatttaaattaattgaacaTAAGTTAGTTAAAGTTACCAACAAAAATGATAACCTTGATTTAAGGAaggaaaatgtatgtatgtcattaaGTTCCAAACCTCGGCAGAAAATCTGTTTTTAGAATAGAATATAAAGTATTCAATATTAGCAaagctatttaaattatattaaaaaattgtagctgctttttaatacatatcatttaaaatttctaaagcCACAACCAAAAGGTTTTGCCTCTACACCAAATTTTAATGGTAACGCAAAGTTTAATGATCAAAGAAAATCGAATGGTGAAGTGAGGAAAAATACGCCCTTTAGAAGAGTGCGTGAAGAGGAGGTAGAAATAGACGAACGCGTAAAAGATATGTCATTCGAAGCCAAGGTAAGTGCCTCAAATGGTGTTTATTAAGTGGGTGAAATGTAGGACGAAATTGTTACAATATGTCAATATCGCAGCTGAAAATGGAAttcacaaattattaaatttatgtttgaGGCACTTACTTACTTGTAACGGATTTATGCCTTAGGCATAATGCTCTTAATGCTTTTTCTAAATATCTACACTTTTCGAATGGTCTTATCACAAACtctatgaatttttcaaaaaatggaaaacaatgTATTCcattttatgaaaacaattttcataaggTGTTAGTGACAAAGCCGGTTATTATTTCGAACATCTGTTCTACAATAAgtaattttgatttgaaatttttcaaaaaaaaataatttgtgtttcCTTTTTCATGTGCTGTTACCCTAACTATTGCCAACCGATTCACAAAACAATTATGTGATCATATTAGAGTGAAGGTGGAGACTTTAATAACAGAAGAGGCGGCGGCGGTGGCTTTGGCGGTCGTGGAGGCGGCAGAGGAGGTAGAGGTGGTGGTGCCGGCGGTGACGGAAATGGCGGCTTCCAAAAGTTTGGAGATAGAAAATCATTTGGTGGCTTTGAAAACGGCGGTGGCGGACGTGGACGTGGTGGTCGAGGCGGCGGTGGTGATCGTGGTCGCGGTGGATTCGGAGGTGGTGACCGTGGTCGCGGTGGATTTGGTGGCGGCGATCGTGGTCGTGGTGGATTTGGTGGCGGTGATCGCGGTCGTGGTGGTTTTGGTGGACGTGGCCGTGGATTTGGGCGCGGAAACTTCGGTGGAGCGAATAAACCCTTTAATAAATCATTCGATTCATCAGGGTCTAACAAAAAGATCACCTTTGATGATTAGACTATGATAACgagtgcaaaatattttagaaacacACAACATAACAATTTCGTTTACATTTCACCGACTATTTTAAATACGCTTGTGTTATTTGTGTGTTGTGATGATTAcgaaaatcttaattttattgctttacaGAGGAATGCATCTGGTTCGTGGGGTGACCGAGCGAACAAAGATTTGAAATATACACGTGGAAAGTCATTTAAACATGAAAAAACCAAGAAGAAGCGTGGAAGTTATCGTGGGGGTCAAATTGACATGGGTGTTAactcaattaaatttgattaacaattttaaaattcgctCTATATATAAATTGCATTAGTATCAATCCTAATTAATGTAAAAGATTAAGATATGTAGTTATAGTGTAGTTTAAGTAATCTGAATACATCTgcattgtatataattttacaatatgtatgtatgtttccgatgtgagaactaaatattcttgaaacaaaagaaataaagtcATAAACATCCTTTTTCACTAATGTGTATGAAtggtatttataaaactaatattaaataacaattggagttttaaaatttataaagaagatttttaaGGTTCCAAATGCATTCTATACAAATATGAGTGTATATGTGAACTTGGAAGGTAAATAatcgtacatatttattttagcaaaaaacaaaagtagaGATAGGTTTTGTTGTCATGGAGTAATGGATACGCCTAATTTAGTCGACTGAACCGTTTGAACGTGTCGCACATTTACTGAAACCATAGCAATCATCACTTGACTAGGAACGATAGGATGTAGACTGAAATGTATGccaacaaaaaaatcattagTTCACCCTTATATGGTTGACTACCCTATAAgaaatacttatgtacttatgaGGCAgcgtaatataaaaaaatgataatttttacGGACGGTTTTGGTCATTTGCCAAAGATAAAACCGTTGGAACTTGTTCAGTTACTTTCGCTGAACGACTTGGCTGCGCATGCGCATTGTATTTATTGCTCCAAAATGTCATTTGTTGTTTGTGCAAATGGTTTGTTTGATGTATTGtagatgttttaaaattttgattcattttGGTTACTAAATGTGTACGTACTGAACACAAGCGTTGTTTTGCTTCAGCGTTTCAAAATCGTTATAATTTCAGTGTAGCGGATTTCTTGATGACAATCGGACACTGCTTAATGACGCCAATTGCTGTCGCATCCATCAAAGTACGAGCTGGCATGTAGTATAATATACAATTGTATTTATAagtgcatgtatatatatatgtatatacatacatgcgtgcATACTCACCGGTCTAAGCCAAATTTGTAACAGTGATTTTAGCTGTTAACATTTAGCGAGGGAAACTAAGCGCTCGTAATGCTATCAACAAAATATGTGCAGCATAACAAAAGAAAAGTTGTAAAACGTGTTGAAATAACAGTTAACGTGAATAGATATAGACTTGTACGTAGCACATAAATATCATATCGTTTGCGTTAATTTGCTGTACTAATaagtattttattcaatttacttgcaaataaagatataaaaagTGTGGAGTATAATTACGTTGGAACAACAGCAACTTTCTCATCATTCATGCAGCTGGTTGACAATTGTAGCACAAATAATTACAAACGTTTTTATGTGTCTCGGAAGCGCACACGggtacacataagtatgtacaataaatcaatttatgtatttgtaacgATAAATATATCTTCACTCATTTGTAATATTtgcggaaaatatttaaataattgaatttacatTTAATAGTTTTGTTAATTAATAATCTTTAcacttgtgtatatacttttttaaaaagagCGTgacttacttatgtacatatgttgtatgGAGTATCCAACATTGGCGTTCATATGTTAACTCGATACTTTTTCATAggcttatatttaaaatatgtggaAAAAACACTTCTGTTCATTTGTTCAAAGTTTTCCATTAATTAGGTGCAACATTTAATGATGGAAGTGTAAAGTTGTCTCAGATAAGAAAGTTGAGACTTTGAGACTTTTTGGGGATTTATGAGCTTAGTCTCGAAACGACACTGTTAGATCAAAGTTAAAAGATTAGAACAAATagttggtaataaaaataaaaagaaaatgaactACTTTTGCAAAACATTTCAGTATATTATTactgcaaatatgtacatatgtatttataaacgtATAGCAAATATTAACCTTGTCTGCGGTGGTTTCGGCTGTATCACAGTAATATTACCCAAAAAACATCTTCGaactaaaaatacaaatttactaattgtttacatatacatacatacatatatacataaatatattggaataagcatatacatatttaagtacatTGATTTGATATATTGAAGTAAAgccacaaatattaaataatatatcgTACACTTACTGCGGTCGCATAGCGTATACTTAGCAGCGGGTGCATGCGTCAATTATAATGATCAGTTCCAGCGTTTTCTGTCTGTTAATTTGTATACAGTTATGTAACAGCCCACACCATTGTTAATCATCTTCACTTTCCATTCCCAGCATCTACCaacaaaacaagtaaaattgaaaaaaattacgtctAAATCGAAATcgatataaattatttttcacccCAACGTCAACAAATCATTTCGCCATGCATTGTGCTTATTACACCTCTTTCACACGCTCTTTGCCCACCGTGTGCAGCCGcattataacatacatacatatgtataataattattttttccattttcacaattaatTCAATTAGTAATTATATAGTTAGCATAAAAAAGTCATGGTTTGGCTATTATATAGGAACTCGTCTTGGTTGATTTTAACTTACACCTGTCCAATTCCCAATTGTCAAATAAGAAACGCTTTCCGTTTCAATGCTCTGCTTTATAATGTCTTCGCTAAataagaaattgttaaaaatgtcGCGTACAAggtgaaattttttgaataaaagcgCAGAGCCGTCAGTACGTTGGATTACCCAGCAGACAATTTGGATTTAGAAGAAGTTAGAAACTTTCTTTCAATTACGAAAAACGAATTGTAAACATATAACCGCACCTGAGAATTAAAATAATAGAGAAGGCGTAAATATTAGTTAAGACAACAATAACACTACGAGAGAAGACATTACCATTAAAGATTTTTCGATTGAGTATAATCTGCTAACTAACATTTGTGCTCCCTCCATTCTTAAAAGTCTATTTCTGAACGgttaaattagttttaataatttaaattaattttatgactGATGGTCGTGGAGTTAATGTTGGATGTGGCTTCTTAAAATTCTCTATGATTAAAAGATCTTTAATCTTGAAACTATTTTTCATCGAAGGCGCCGATGTAAAAGGCCTTGTCTAAAGCAGATAATACCTGGGACGCAGTGCCGATGGATATTCTATAGCTTAGAAAAAGGTTAATGGATGTAGctggaaattaaaatttcgcactTAAGGGAACTACTACATCAACAAAAGCACaacccaatgaaaaagaaattatttgtatGATTTCTTAGCAATGTTTCTAATGTGATGTTAAAAATGGTGATTTGtgtgtcaaaaaattaatttcgggAAATTAAACTATTTGAAAACAGTTACCATTTTGGGCTAAGAGAAGgtgtaataaattgaattatatatcTAGATTTGCATTTGCAAAGAACGAAAAACTCGaagttcaaaattaaaacaacctcgttaaaatttctaaagttacatatataaattttaatttttttatattctaaactgggtatattaagtttgcctcgtaacacccagaagaaagccTCGGtgctctataaaatatatatataagctgATTTAGCTACGATCgtctgcctgtccgtccgtttgtatatatgtacatagttcttcagtttttgagttagTTTACTTtatgcaaaagtttttcattagATAAGATAACTTCATTTCGTACGGATTACTATATAAAACAATGCCAcgatctctgaagaaattgttgagacagtaccactataacatatatctgccatgcaaactgaaagttcaaaatcaagttcttctaaggaaataaattttattcgacaagatatctccacaaaatttggaatggattattttccaaagtatTACtataatatttgattaaatttattagatcggactactatagcatatagcttcttTGGagaagggtattctagcttcggtCCAGCcgaagtttacattttttcttgttttaaagttCCTATGGGGGAGagttgtttcaaaaatatttcgtttcagaAATGTTTGTATTCACTATGTTATGGTTCAGTTTTGTCAGTAAGGACAAAACGAACCCTCATCTCTAACTTacgtattttcaatttaaattttattaaaccttTAAGACCTAAGTTAAAAAACATCAGCATTCTCGAAACGTTTATCATGATATCCGGACTTTTAAAATATGGCAAAATACACTGGGAGGTTTCTGTATACAATTAATTCACACTGCCTTTAAGTATTAGTTCGTTGTTAAAGAGGTGATCAGAAGATCCGATTAAAGTATACTGAGCTAGCTTTAAATCTACTTCTTCCAGCTATacttggaaaaaattataatgactATTGTATTACAGGTTAAATGAGTATTTAACTTTGGAGCAACAATCAACATTGGCTAGTAGGTCGCTTATTGGTCGAAAGCGGGGTGGAAAAGTTGTCTGCCCTTTCCAAGTCCCGCTATAGCCATCGTTACACTCATTGTGTTCCAATAAGAGTTTATTATGTAAATCTTTTTGTCATAGAATCAGTTTTTCTCAGAACTTCCTTAAAGGAATTCAtttctaacaaaaaaatttattgcgcACTTTGTACGCAACATTGTTTGCAATAAGCTGTTTGTAGGTTTTTTCTGTCATGCAAAAGATGTTGACTTAAGATTGTCAGCTTAAAAGGAAGGgtttaaaattcacatatttctaCGAAAATGTTATATTCATTTGTAAGGAGTACTTGCAATTTTTATCTCTACTCAGGTACTTAAATATCAGTCATTGTCTCCTTATTAAGctacttaaataaaatgttccattattattattattactattattaagCGATTACGTATGTAAGTCTGGCTTTTTGATATGTTTAGTtgaaaaataacacaaattaatttaaaggcACGGTCGCGCTATCAAGGCAAACAGAATGGGAAAATGAAGCGCGAGAAATTTTCAGCTTcatcacacacatacttatttatacacctgtacatatacatatacaagcgcatgtgtgcgtgtggatATAACCGCGAAGAAATTCGTATAGCATGAAATGCAATGGTGTGTGTGGTAAAAGAAGAAAACACAGTTCCTGTGGCAGAGAAAGAGCGCAAGCACAAAAACCTGCTAAGTCAAGCAAGCGACCAAATCATTAAGCTGGGGGACTGCTCGCTAGCAACGCCAAGCAGCTGTTGGACAAGAACTGGCTCCAAATCACAGGCGAACGCTTAAGAAATCGTAAAAGATATTTTAACCGTCAGTCTAAGGTGAGCGCTCGACTAGTTCGGTTCGTGTATTGTAAAGCAAACGCTCGTTATTGCCATTCGCTGATCGCTGCTGTCGTTCCTTACGCGTTTCAAACGGAATTccgcttaaaatttttaccattaacCCAAACCTTGGCTCAAAAGAGAAACGTTACatgcataaaaataaacatataattaaGAATTCCAAAAagtcacacacatgcacacgtaCATATGATTATAGTGATCGATAAGTGAAAAGTGAATTGAGATTTCTTTTTATGTAAATGTGCacattttttgaattgtttatatttataacataaagGCAATTTGAGAAAAGCATTCGTGGAGAGCTGCCCCTTCGGTTGTGACTTTGTGTTCTGTCTTCTTGGAAATAACTATCTGCTGTACAACAAATACGCGCATTACCCAAAATGGCATACCGGTGCTTTTGGAGAAGCATAACCAATGTAAGTGACCCCATTAAAAAACGAACAGGGAGAAAATCGTGTAGAAAATGGATGTTGTTGATTCTCTGCTCACTGCTTATTGCTCATTGCAACAGCATGTTGGTGTTGTATTGGTGCATGGCTATGGTATTATGGCCATGAACGTCTTGAATTCTGTTGCTGCTGTTCCCGACTTCGGTTTCTTCTTCGGTGGCAAACCAGTATCGCCTTGTACAATTTGGTCTGCTTactgttttatttatgtattatgcATCTCTACATATGAGTGTAgattaatacatatttaggcAACTATGCGGGATTTTGTATGTTAAAAAAGTCAGCTTCACAAAAAGCTCTTCAAAGGATCCACATTGTCTATATGAATAAGAAACATCGCAGAAATATGCTCTGAAGTACTGTTCAGAAATCACTTTATTTACAcacatgtacttatatacatacatacgtgcatattGATGGTGGCACGACTCATGTATTTAAGTTTCCAACGCTTTTTTTAAAAGCAGGTGAAGTtggtttctgttttttttttctttggttgCCTGGCCACTTAGTTCCCTAACAATTCTGTGAGCAATTTGCGGTTtacgcataaaaatattaattaagaaatttaatCTTTAAAGAGCTctctttatactcttgcaaaatgttgctacagagtataatagttttgttcatctaacggttgtgCGTTTCGCCTAAAATGAATCGAGGTATATAGGGTtatatgatcaggatgacgcGACGATCGTAGCAGTAAGGGTCTCCTGTGgccaaacaattttgaaaaagggTGCCAATCTCGCCCTCTAATACATAAGTTTAATGTCCATATCTCCTAAACTgctaaagctacaacaaacaACCTgagcgcaaatattataagaattaCTGACAGTGTGAAATGAATGAATCGGAAGCTAACCCCGCTACCTCCCCACATAACGGTACTTTTagaactactaaaagcgcaataaatcaataactaaatatttcagagacattaaattttacctccgaaaCGGTATGAGAGGAATTTATAGGAGCTAGTgcgaaaattggacgatgggcgtggtaCCGAACGATtttgactaaatttagtacataGTATTATTCCCATATTCCCACAGGGcaaaaatgggcaaaatcggactacaacccggcctactttccatatagcacaattttaattccatttgattccAGTACACAAAACAGGAAGTAATTAATATAGcgggataaaattttgcactaataactcctttaaagtatgccaccttatgccCAAAAATTGCTCCAATTCAACCAAAACTATTTAAGCTCCTAGGTgtcgaatatgtggaccccagtcagagcgaatcctttcctgacaatagtaactttttgtatcaaaaatggattgaatagGGTCAATACTTTGAGccaccatatacctaatataaagattttcgaactttcaggCACAAGTATATATCGGCTAATATTTgggttatctcaatgaaaattacagaccttggtttactcataacagtgtatctttgtgcctaaaatggctATCTTTCggtgaaaacttgacctagctcccatataactaatatcaggattttcttACCTACGGCTGACTTTACGTAACTGATTATGTGTAAGATCCCTTGATGAAAtctaggaaatattttttagtatacgGCATGATAAGATTTAATGGATTAAATCGGGACGACACTatcccaactcccatatactacatataatgattatcgtttttctaataaactttatgccgaatatgtcggtcagtttatgagttatatagatatgtatatataaaattacttgGATTCTGAGGCTCTGGTTGACGTTTCACATCGTAGgcatttccctggctttgattcttgcaacttGTAAGAGTATAACTTAGGCCTTACTTACCTGTTTTAATTTACGAAGATAGAAATTTCGGTCTGACTGTCTATcggtataaatattattatttttggttttaaggTTCAAAGCATAATTTTAAGCTAAAAAGGGTATACATCAGCAGAATGCTACTCGCTGAAGGATGAGCTGCCAaagcttttttaaaacaaatgttgTATGGCAATCTGAGCTATATATACACCATAAGTTTATTATAAACGATTGTCAATAACGGAGAATATCGAATCTAAGCTTCTTCACTAATGCAATTTTCGAAAGACTTTTCACAGAACAAATGcgataatattacaaataaattttaaacaataatcaTAATAGAAGAATAACTTCGCAAAGTGAAATTTCATACGTTGCTGTTTCCAATTGAATTCACTCAAAATATACTGCTTTATTGAAATAATCTCAATGCGGATAATGAGAATAttatcacacatacatatttgtgcgtACACCCATATGATGAGCGAGATAATTATTCGAATGATTCATTTCGAATAAATCTGATTGCGAGGAGAGTAAGAAACTAGGTTAAGCATATTCACGGAGAAAGAGTCATTTCCATAGCCAGCAGTCGAATTAACagatttacatacacatacaaatatacatacatttactgtAATTACAtacgatattataaaaaaaaatattaaaatattcaagcGTAGTGGCGTGAAGCCCAACCCATTAACAGCGTCTTTCGAGTGTTTTTAGgtgaaaaaatacgtattttggGTCAAACATTTTTGGCGCTG
This genomic stretch from Bactrocera dorsalis isolate Fly_Bdor chromosome 5, ASM2337382v1, whole genome shotgun sequence harbors:
- the LOC105232635 gene encoding arginine kinase isoform X1 is translated as MFALWYLSFAIDEIRKHFGWFFANIKLKGANKAIENKQPPAPQPQPTPAVAPKIAETKPAPKPAPPAPKPVVAPTPAPSSPKPIEKPAPATPPTTPTTSPSIKPTPSPTTFKKEVVPDALDKKLKEASKPFENGNEKLKTNLKDATTGFLVNESQKEPERKLNIMVDAAVLAKLEEGYAKLAASDSKSLLKKYLTKEVFDSLKNKKTPTFGSSLLDVIQSGLANHDSGVGIYAPDAEAYTVFADLFDPIIEDYHGGFKKTDKHPPKDFGDVSTFGNLDPNNEFVISTRVRCGRSLEGYPFNPCLTEAQYKEMEEKVSSTLSGLEGELKGKFYPLTGMEKSVQQQLIDDHFLFKEGDRFLQAANACRYWPSGRGIYHNDNKTFLVWCNEEDHLRIISMQMGGDLGEVFRRLTNAVNEIEKRIPFSHDDRLGFLTFCPTNLGTTIRASVHIKLPKLAANLAKLEEVAGKYNLQVRGTRGEHTEAEGGIYDISNKRRMGLTEYQAVKEMYDGITELIKIEKSM
- the LOC105232635 gene encoding arginine kinase isoform X3 — its product is MFALWYLSFAIDEIRKLNIMVDAAVLAKLEEGYAKLAASDSKSLLKKYLTKEVFDSLKNKKTPTFGSSLLDVIQSGLANHDSGVGIYAPDAEAYTVFADLFDPIIEDYHGGFKKTDKHPPKDFGDVSTFGNLDPNNEFVISTRVRCGRSLEGYPFNPCLTEAQYKEMEEKVSSTLSGLEGELKGKFYPLTGMEKSVQQQLIDDHFLFKEGDRFLQAANACRYWPSGRGIYHNDNKTFLVWCNEEDHLRIISMQMGGDLGEVFRRLTNAVNEIEKRIPFSHDDRLGFLTFCPTNLGTTIRASVHIKLPKLAANLAKLEEVAGKYNLQVRGTRGEHTEAEGGIYDISNKRRMGLTEYQAVKEMYDGITELIKIEKSM
- the LOC105232635 gene encoding arginine kinase isoform X2, which encodes MGGCASKDKKDTVVDGDAAAADKAGTAENVEDGATNTTADPSATTANGDAINNEGKLNIMVDAAVLAKLEEGYAKLAASDSKSLLKKYLTKEVFDSLKNKKTPTFGSSLLDVIQSGLANHDSGVGIYAPDAEAYTVFADLFDPIIEDYHGGFKKTDKHPPKDFGDVSTFGNLDPNNEFVISTRVRCGRSLEGYPFNPCLTEAQYKEMEEKVSSTLSGLEGELKGKFYPLTGMEKSVQQQLIDDHFLFKEGDRFLQAANACRYWPSGRGIYHNDNKTFLVWCNEEDHLRIISMQMGGDLGEVFRRLTNAVNEIEKRIPFSHDDRLGFLTFCPTNLGTTIRASVHIKLPKLAANLAKLEEVAGKYNLQVRGTRGEHTEAEGGIYDISNKRRMGLTEYQAVKEMYDGITELIKIEKSM
- the LOC105232635 gene encoding arginine kinase isoform X4, encoding MVDAAVLAKLEEGYAKLAASDSKSLLKKYLTKEVFDSLKNKKTPTFGSSLLDVIQSGLANHDSGVGIYAPDAEAYTVFADLFDPIIEDYHGGFKKTDKHPPKDFGDVSTFGNLDPNNEFVISTRVRCGRSLEGYPFNPCLTEAQYKEMEEKVSSTLSGLEGELKGKFYPLTGMEKSVQQQLIDDHFLFKEGDRFLQAANACRYWPSGRGIYHNDNKTFLVWCNEEDHLRIISMQMGGDLGEVFRRLTNAVNEIEKRIPFSHDDRLGFLTFCPTNLGTTIRASVHIKLPKLAANLAKLEEVAGKYNLQVRGTRGEHTEAEGGIYDISNKRRMGLTEYQAVKEMYDGITELIKIEKSM